In a genomic window of Temperatibacter marinus:
- a CDS encoding DUF2849 domain-containing protein has translation MAKKSEGPQIIIANRLDDGRVVFLSKAGGWSVTLNNAVQADNPEQLKALLETAVKSVDANIIVSPEPIDAALSGGGAFFEPSHIKYKIQSQGPTVRPDLGYQAADIKQAGTA, from the coding sequence ATGGCAAAAAAATCAGAAGGCCCCCAAATCATAATAGCTAACCGTCTGGATGATGGACGCGTTGTCTTCCTCAGCAAGGCTGGTGGATGGTCTGTTACTCTTAACAACGCTGTTCAGGCTGACAACCCCGAGCAACTTAAGGCTTTACTTGAAACAGCTGTCAAATCAGTGGACGCAAATATCATTGTCTCTCCTGAGCCGATTGATGCCGCCTTATCAGGTGGTGGCGCTTTTTTCGAGCCCAGCCACATTAAATATAAAATTCAAAGTCAGGGCCCTACAGTCCGTCCTGATCTTGGCTATCAGGCTGCTGACATCAAGCAAGCTGGCACTGCTTAA
- the cysG gene encoding siroheme synthase CysG — MNSIPLFLRSDKQHVLIAGATSAAVSKASILLERGVKVCMVGEGMIDVVAESGLQDLFGDQLNLLSRAFKTDDLLGKTLVYIAENDPLEEERILTWTNLRKLPVNVVDKPADSDFTTPAAVKRGEVSIAIASGGAAPVFIRRIRAVLERSLPSSLSTLSSVAGSIRGKLKTIFNTVEERRKFWDEVYDKADEFSGLKNDEVHRKLLTLANEKAETSSRTGLVQLVGAGPGDPELLTLKAHRAVQQADIIYYDRLVSQDVLSLARRDAEIIFVGKREGDHGVGQDKINQLLVEQALLGKTVVRLKGGDPLTFARAGEELAELRAHSIPVQIIPGITALSGIASKTQIPLTDRNHSASVSLITGTLKDGSTQDWKSLAGEGKTLAVYMGLKKASEISSGLIEGGVSSSTPVAIIENGTRANERQFYTTLSELPTMVEREDVKSPALLIIGDVVSEAAALQNIHTEINQARVATA, encoded by the coding sequence ATGAATAGCATCCCGTTATTTTTAAGATCAGACAAACAGCATGTCCTTATCGCCGGCGCAACTTCTGCAGCCGTTTCGAAAGCCTCTATTCTCCTTGAGAGAGGTGTTAAAGTTTGCATGGTTGGTGAAGGGATGATTGACGTAGTTGCAGAGTCAGGCCTTCAAGATCTATTTGGTGATCAATTAAACCTGCTTAGCCGAGCCTTTAAGACAGACGACCTCCTAGGCAAGACACTTGTTTATATAGCAGAAAACGACCCCCTAGAGGAAGAACGCATCCTGACCTGGACAAATTTACGGAAATTACCAGTGAATGTGGTAGACAAACCAGCTGATTCAGATTTCACCACACCTGCCGCTGTGAAGCGAGGTGAAGTGTCTATTGCAATAGCCTCTGGAGGCGCAGCCCCTGTTTTCATCCGTCGCATCCGTGCCGTGCTTGAGCGCAGCCTACCCTCTTCGCTCTCAACGCTATCATCTGTTGCAGGGTCCATCCGTGGAAAGCTAAAAACAATCTTCAACACTGTAGAAGAGCGTCGTAAGTTTTGGGATGAAGTCTACGACAAGGCCGATGAATTCTCAGGCCTTAAAAATGATGAAGTCCACCGTAAGCTTCTGACACTTGCTAATGAAAAAGCAGAAACTTCTTCTCGTACAGGCCTTGTGCAATTGGTTGGTGCGGGCCCTGGGGATCCAGAACTTCTCACACTGAAAGCTCACAGAGCTGTACAACAAGCAGACATAATTTACTATGACAGGCTTGTGTCTCAAGACGTTCTGTCTCTTGCTCGCAGAGATGCTGAAATCATTTTTGTTGGTAAAAGAGAGGGAGATCACGGCGTTGGTCAAGATAAGATTAATCAACTCCTTGTTGAACAGGCTTTACTTGGCAAGACAGTTGTGCGCCTCAAAGGCGGTGATCCTCTGACATTTGCGCGCGCCGGTGAAGAGCTTGCTGAGCTGCGGGCTCACTCAATCCCTGTCCAAATCATTCCAGGCATCACTGCCCTCTCTGGGATAGCTTCTAAGACGCAAATCCCTCTGACAGATCGCAACCATTCTGCGAGCGTATCCTTAATCACAGGCACCTTAAAAGATGGCAGTACTCAGGACTGGAAAAGCCTTGCTGGAGAGGGTAAAACGCTTGCTGTATACATGGGCCTCAAAAAAGCGTCAGAAATTTCCTCAGGCCTCATAGAAGGCGGCGTTTCATCCTCCACGCCTGTTGCTATCATAGAAAATGGAACCCGCGCCAATGAGCGTCAATTTTACACAACCCTTTCAGAGCTTCCAACCATGGTCGAGAGAGAGGATGTAAAAAGTCCTGCTCTACTAATCATTGGAGATGTGGTGAGTGAAGCCGCGGCTCTACAAAATATCCATACAGAGATAAATCAAGCCCGTGTGGCGACAGCATAA
- a CDS encoding prolyl oligopeptidase family serine peptidase, with the protein MKKIKTLIGTAMLAASLTACDNKPKETNMEDPYLWLEEVEGKESLAWVEDRNTETYARLKEDSRFNGFMERSLEVYNAKDKIAYGSIRGDKVYNVWRDSKNTRGLWRMIDLEEYNAGKDTWETILDFDKLAADEKENWVYKGRDCYSETGRCLIRLSRGGTDAIVVREFDMKTKSFVEGGFSSPESKQYLAWYDQDTLMIATDFGPETMNDSGYPRQVRLWKRGTELSTAEMIFEAPKTDTFSFPTASRRHDGTYVGVLHGPSFFTREFNVMVEGKLTKLAISEHAELTGYMGDTMILSMRKDWIVGSKTAKAGTLVSVKVSDAAADTVENSLATVYAPAEGASIDGTSIGKDRILVNVLDNVKGKIIALHMKEAEWISSDINLPANGTVSILSNDDSTDEGFLGYDSFLQPDTVYHINAAGETKAIKSLPARFDARDLVTEQKFTTSKDGTKVPYFVVRHKDTKMDGKTPTLQYGYGGFEISIKPGYLGGLNMQWIENGGAYVVANIRGGGEYGPSWHQSVLKENRQGAFDDFIAVSEALINSGLTSPKHLAVRGGSNGGLLMGAMITQRPDLYNGVICAVPLLDMLRYHKLLAGASWMGEYGNPDIPEERAYIEKYSPYQNLDSAKDYPEVFFYTSTKDDRVHPGHARKMAAKMFGMDKPVLYYENTEGGHAAASNLKQRAFSDALQLVYLMQKLQD; encoded by the coding sequence ATGAAGAAAATAAAAACGCTGATCGGGACAGCGATGTTGGCTGCAAGCTTAACTGCTTGTGACAATAAACCTAAGGAAACCAATATGGAAGATCCCTATCTCTGGCTTGAAGAAGTCGAAGGGAAAGAATCCCTTGCATGGGTAGAAGACAGAAATACAGAAACATATGCCCGCCTGAAAGAGGATTCTCGCTTTAACGGCTTTATGGAACGATCTTTAGAAGTGTATAATGCTAAAGACAAAATTGCTTATGGCAGCATTCGCGGAGATAAAGTTTATAATGTGTGGCGGGATAGCAAGAATACTCGCGGTTTATGGCGCATGATAGACCTAGAAGAGTATAATGCCGGGAAGGACACATGGGAAACCATCTTAGATTTTGACAAACTAGCCGCGGACGAAAAAGAAAACTGGGTTTACAAAGGCCGTGATTGCTATAGTGAAACAGGTCGATGCCTTATTCGCCTTTCTAGGGGCGGCACTGATGCCATCGTTGTTCGTGAATTCGACATGAAGACAAAAAGCTTTGTCGAAGGTGGATTTTCATCCCCTGAAAGCAAACAATATCTTGCTTGGTATGATCAAGACACCTTGATGATTGCCACTGACTTTGGCCCAGAAACAATGAATGATAGTGGCTATCCTAGACAAGTGCGCCTATGGAAACGGGGCACAGAACTTTCAACAGCGGAAATGATCTTCGAAGCACCAAAAACAGATACTTTTTCATTCCCTACAGCAAGCCGTCGTCATGATGGCACTTATGTAGGCGTTCTGCATGGGCCCTCATTTTTCACACGTGAATTTAATGTTATGGTAGAGGGAAAACTCACTAAACTTGCAATCAGTGAACACGCTGAACTTACAGGTTATATGGGAGATACAATGATCCTAAGCATGCGGAAAGACTGGATTGTCGGCTCTAAAACAGCAAAAGCCGGCACCCTTGTTTCCGTAAAAGTTTCTGATGCAGCTGCTGATACTGTTGAGAATAGTCTTGCAACTGTTTATGCACCTGCTGAAGGGGCTAGCATTGATGGCACCTCTATCGGGAAAGATCGCATTCTTGTCAATGTACTTGATAACGTTAAAGGTAAAATTATCGCTCTCCACATGAAAGAGGCAGAGTGGATTAGTTCAGACATTAACCTGCCAGCAAATGGTACCGTCAGCATCCTATCAAATGATGACAGTACAGATGAAGGCTTTCTTGGGTATGACAGCTTCCTACAACCAGACACCGTTTATCATATCAATGCCGCTGGTGAGACTAAAGCTATTAAATCTCTTCCCGCTCGCTTTGATGCTCGTGACCTTGTGACAGAGCAAAAATTTACGACAAGCAAAGATGGGACTAAAGTGCCTTACTTTGTTGTGCGTCACAAAGACACCAAAATGGATGGGAAAACTCCAACCCTACAGTATGGCTATGGCGGCTTTGAAATCTCTATAAAGCCTGGCTATCTGGGCGGCCTGAATATGCAGTGGATTGAGAATGGCGGCGCTTATGTCGTCGCAAACATTCGCGGCGGCGGAGAATACGGCCCGTCTTGGCACCAATCTGTACTAAAGGAGAATAGACAAGGCGCTTTTGATGACTTTATCGCTGTCAGTGAGGCACTGATAAACTCAGGCTTAACAAGTCCAAAGCATTTAGCTGTCCGTGGTGGTTCTAATGGGGGCTTATTAATGGGGGCTATGATCACGCAGCGCCCCGATCTTTATAACGGTGTCATTTGTGCCGTGCCGCTACTTGATATGCTGCGCTATCATAAATTGCTCGCCGGTGCCAGCTGGATGGGTGAATATGGCAACCCTGACATCCCAGAAGAACGGGCTTATATTGAAAAATACTCGCCTTACCAAAACCTGGATTCAGCCAAAGATTACCCTGAAGTCTTTTTCTACACATCTACAAAAGATGATCGTGTTCACCCAGGGCATGCCCGTAAAATGGCAGCAAAGATGTTTGGCATGGATAAGCCAGTGCTATATTATGAGAATACAGAAGGAGGGCATGCGGCGGCTTCGAATCTAAAGCAGCGTGCCTTTAGTGATGCCTTGCAGTTAGTCTACCTCATGCAAAAATTGCAAGACTAA
- the gloB gene encoding hydroxyacylglutathione hydrolase: MEDNYLYLIHDKHSLQTAIVDPAVKDPVLEECEKQGWTLTHILNTHHHWDHTGANKALKAETGCEIIGFEGDAERIPGIDRTVKEGDKISLGSHHAQIFEVPGHTSGHIAFYFENSKALFIGDTLFAMGCGRLFEGTPQQMWSSFAKFINLPDETVIYCAHEYTQSNGRFALTVEPENTDLINRMVDVDRLRTENKPTVPFLLGLDKATNPFLRPNSAAIREKLDMKYASDAEVFGMLRSMKDNF, encoded by the coding sequence ATGGAGGATAATTATTTATACCTTATTCATGACAAACATAGCCTACAAACAGCCATCGTAGATCCCGCCGTAAAAGACCCAGTCCTTGAGGAATGCGAAAAACAAGGTTGGACTTTGACGCATATTTTAAATACGCATCATCACTGGGATCATACTGGTGCCAACAAAGCATTGAAAGCTGAGACAGGCTGTGAAATCATTGGCTTTGAAGGAGATGCTGAACGTATTCCTGGCATTGATCGCACCGTCAAGGAAGGGGATAAAATCTCACTTGGCAGTCATCATGCACAAATCTTTGAAGTTCCTGGCCATACGTCTGGTCATATCGCTTTTTATTTTGAGAATTCGAAAGCCCTCTTTATAGGAGATACATTATTCGCCATGGGTTGTGGACGTTTATTTGAAGGGACGCCGCAGCAAATGTGGTCCAGCTTTGCTAAGTTTATTAACTTACCTGATGAGACAGTGATCTACTGCGCACATGAATATACACAATCTAATGGTCGCTTTGCCCTAACAGTGGAACCGGAAAATACAGACCTGATCAACCGGATGGTAGACGTGGATCGCTTGCGCACTGAAAACAAACCAACGGTTCCATTCCTGCTTGGATTAGATAAGGCCACCAACCCTTTTCTTAGACCAAACAGCGCGGCTATTCGAGAGAAGCTAGACATGAAATATGCCAGTGACGCCGAGGTCTTTGGTATGTTAAGATCTATGAAAGACAATTTCTAG
- a CDS encoding MIP/aquaporin family protein, translated as MQKKLTAEFLGTLFLLMTVIGSGIMGEALAQGNDAIALLGNTIATGAILVVLITIFGPISGAHFNPAVTLVMKARGELSRKEAAAYIVVQIIAAVSGVLIAHLMFDLPILQESYKARTGVGQWTGELVATFGLLATILGSVKYKPESTAMMVGLYITAGYWFTSSTSFANPAVTIARSFSNTFAGIAPEDVIAFIACQLVGAFLAYFIFASLTKEGK; from the coding sequence ATGCAAAAAAAATTAACAGCAGAATTTCTTGGGACCCTATTTTTACTCATGACAGTCATTGGTTCTGGCATAATGGGTGAGGCTCTAGCTCAGGGCAATGATGCGATTGCTCTTCTTGGGAATACCATTGCAACGGGTGCAATACTTGTGGTTCTGATCACAATCTTCGGCCCAATCTCTGGAGCACATTTTAATCCTGCTGTTACGCTGGTGATGAAAGCACGCGGAGAGCTATCCAGAAAAGAAGCTGCGGCCTATATTGTGGTTCAAATCATAGCCGCCGTCAGCGGTGTTCTCATCGCCCATCTTATGTTCGACCTTCCTATTCTTCAGGAGTCGTATAAAGCCCGCACTGGCGTTGGTCAGTGGACCGGAGAACTTGTTGCGACATTCGGACTGTTGGCTACAATTCTTGGCAGTGTAAAATACAAACCAGAAAGTACGGCCATGATGGTCGGTCTCTATATTACTGCTGGCTACTGGTTCACATCAAGCACGAGTTTCGCTAATCCTGCCGTGACCATAGCCCGATCATTTTCAAATACTTTTGCCGGCATCGCCCCTGAAGATGTTATCGCTTTTATTGCCTGTCAATTAGTCGGCGCATTCCTTGCATATTTTATCTTTGCATCCCTCACAAAAGAGGGTAAATAA
- a CDS encoding arsenate reductase ArsC: MSINILVLCTGNSARSVLGEALLNKLGNGRISAYSAGSNPTGKVNPAALRLLDSKGFDTSEYRSKSWDEFTDTHAAKMDIVITVCGNAAGETCPIWPLKNGEQPVRIHMGFPDPADFGETDSIRDQAFAKVYEAQVKTFSAIIALPLESMPRETWAEALNAITVADVTL, from the coding sequence ATGTCAATAAATATTCTTGTATTATGCACTGGAAATAGTGCACGCTCTGTCTTAGGGGAAGCCCTTCTAAATAAATTGGGCAATGGAAGAATTTCAGCTTATAGCGCTGGATCTAATCCCACGGGTAAAGTTAACCCTGCTGCTCTTCGCCTTTTAGACAGCAAAGGATTTGATACATCAGAATACAGGAGCAAAAGCTGGGATGAGTTCACAGACACTCATGCCGCTAAAATGGATATCGTGATAACAGTGTGCGGCAATGCAGCTGGTGAAACTTGTCCCATATGGCCCCTGAAGAATGGAGAACAGCCTGTACGCATTCATATGGGTTTCCCCGATCCTGCGGATTTTGGCGAAACCGATAGCATTCGCGATCAGGCCTTTGCGAAAGTATATGAAGCGCAAGTTAAAACCTTCTCAGCTATTATAGCGCTTCCGCTTGAGAGCATGCCAAGAGAAACATGGGCTGAGGCTCTGAATGCAATCACGGTAGCCGACGTAACTCTATAA
- the dapF gene encoding diaminopimelate epimerase → MHGLGNDFVIFDARSCEFSMSNCKAKSLCHRKRGIGCDQLIILRQSKTADVFMEIWNADGTRVGACGNATRCIGHLIIEEKGQRRCTIETDADILKAEKANGLIKVTMGKAKILAQDVPLAKEMNTLSVDLDLYGLPAAVCTSMGNPHVTFFMDSIPDDHFLEKMGPKIETHSLFPEYVNVAFAFLQADGSLRLRVWERGAGVTEACGTAACAAGVAAYRRQITSRRSVIELDGGRLEIEYQSDGTVMMTGPIAYSFNGEVMIND, encoded by the coding sequence ATGCACGGACTTGGGAATGATTTTGTCATTTTCGATGCGCGCTCTTGCGAGTTCTCGATGAGCAACTGTAAAGCAAAGTCTCTTTGCCATCGCAAAAGAGGAATTGGCTGTGATCAATTAATCATTTTGCGTCAAAGTAAGACGGCTGATGTCTTCATGGAGATTTGGAATGCAGACGGAACACGTGTTGGGGCCTGTGGGAATGCGACACGGTGTATTGGACATCTCATCATAGAAGAAAAAGGGCAACGCCGCTGCACCATTGAAACGGATGCAGATATTCTAAAGGCAGAGAAGGCAAATGGTCTTATAAAAGTGACTATGGGCAAAGCTAAAATTTTAGCGCAGGATGTGCCTTTGGCAAAAGAGATGAATACACTTTCAGTGGATTTAGATTTGTATGGCTTGCCGGCAGCTGTTTGCACATCGATGGGCAATCCACATGTCACTTTCTTTATGGATTCAATTCCTGATGATCATTTTCTTGAGAAAATGGGCCCTAAAATTGAGACACACTCTCTGTTTCCTGAATATGTGAATGTCGCATTTGCTTTTTTGCAAGCGGATGGCAGTCTTCGTTTAAGAGTTTGGGAGCGAGGCGCTGGTGTGACCGAAGCCTGCGGTACTGCGGCTTGCGCAGCTGGCGTCGCCGCATATCGTCGACAAATAACCTCAAGACGTTCTGTCATAGAATTGGACGGGGGTCGGCTTGAGATTGAGTATCAAAGTGATGGGACTGTCATGATGACAGGGCCGATCGCTTATTCTTTCAACGGAGAGGTGATGATAAATGACTAA
- the mtaB gene encoding tRNA (N(6)-L-threonylcarbamoyladenosine(37)-C(2))-methylthiotransferase MtaB gives MTKSSPKRAEVVTFGCRLNSYESEVMQNHADAAGLEDAIIFNTCAVTAEATRQARQSIRRMKRENPTKTVIVTGCAAQVDPEQFAQMDEVDTVIGNHEKLEAKSFLNLDLSQEEKVQVNDIFSVKETAGHLIDGMADRARAFVQIQNGCDHRCTFCIIPYGRGNSRSVPMGEVVDQIKRLVGRGFQEVVFTGVDITSYGADLPGQPTLGVLVQKIMEFVPDLPRLRISSIDSIEVDEPLYDALISEQRVMPHLHLSLQAGDNMILKRMKRRHLREEAIEFCTRVKKYRPDMVFGADIIAGFPTETEEMFLNSLKLVEECDLTWLHVFPYSERDGTPAARMPQLEKAIRKERASRLRMLGEQQVQKLFKASDGRSDRVLIEKISESGLATGHSEQFIPVTLELGAYAGNIAEGQIVDVILSAHSDKIMKATFKG, from the coding sequence ATGACTAAGTCTTCTCCGAAACGCGCAGAAGTGGTAACTTTTGGTTGTCGTTTGAACAGTTACGAATCCGAAGTGATGCAAAATCATGCGGACGCAGCTGGGCTGGAAGATGCTATCATCTTTAATACATGCGCAGTGACAGCAGAAGCAACACGACAGGCTAGACAATCCATTCGGAGAATGAAGCGGGAAAACCCTACAAAGACTGTGATAGTCACTGGCTGTGCAGCCCAAGTTGATCCTGAGCAATTTGCCCAAATGGATGAAGTTGATACAGTGATCGGGAATCACGAAAAGCTTGAGGCAAAAAGCTTTCTTAATTTAGATTTGAGCCAAGAAGAAAAAGTTCAGGTGAATGATATCTTCTCAGTGAAAGAGACTGCGGGTCATTTAATCGATGGAATGGCAGATCGAGCCCGGGCTTTTGTTCAGATTCAAAATGGCTGTGATCACCGTTGTACTTTTTGCATCATTCCTTACGGCCGTGGCAACAGTCGTTCTGTCCCCATGGGTGAGGTGGTTGATCAAATTAAGCGGCTTGTGGGACGCGGCTTTCAAGAAGTTGTTTTCACCGGTGTAGATATTACGAGCTACGGTGCAGACTTGCCCGGACAGCCTACCTTAGGGGTGTTGGTCCAGAAGATTATGGAATTCGTGCCGGACCTTCCCCGTCTCCGCATCTCAAGCATTGATAGTATTGAGGTGGATGAGCCTCTTTACGATGCATTAATCAGTGAACAAAGAGTGATGCCCCATCTGCATTTGTCCTTGCAAGCTGGCGACAATATGATTTTGAAACGGATGAAGCGACGCCATCTCAGAGAAGAGGCCATTGAATTTTGTACTCGCGTTAAAAAATACCGGCCAGATATGGTCTTCGGTGCTGATATTATTGCGGGCTTTCCGACTGAAACTGAAGAAATGTTTCTGAATAGTTTGAAGCTTGTGGAGGAATGTGACCTAACTTGGTTACATGTTTTCCCTTATTCTGAGCGCGATGGCACCCCTGCGGCGAGGATGCCACAACTGGAGAAAGCCATTCGTAAAGAACGCGCCTCAAGATTGCGGATGCTCGGCGAGCAACAAGTCCAAAAGCTATTTAAGGCGAGCGATGGACGAAGTGACAGAGTGCTAATCGAGAAAATTTCTGAAAGCGGTCTTGCTACAGGACATAGTGAACAATTTATTCCTGTGACTCTTGAACTTGGGGCCTATGCAGGCAATATAGCAGAAGGGCAGATTGTTGATGTCATCCTTTCTGCTCATAGTGACAAAATCATGAAAGCGACATTTAAAGGGTAG
- the ftsY gene encoding signal recognition particle-docking protein FtsY: MGWFSKNKDKDESQDQVAESQKADFNATPEEAPQEKKSWFKRLKDGLNRSSSAISGGISSIFTQRKLDSETLEELEDLLIASDLGVSTAMKLTESLAEGRFDKEITDEEVKAFLATEIEKILSPVAQPLSLNSENKPHVILMAGVNGAGKTTTIGKLAKKYRDEGKSVMLAAGDTFRAAAVEQLTVWGDRVGVPVITKEIGSDAAALAYEALDRAMAEAVDVLLIDTAGRLQNREELMAELAKVVRVIGKKIENAPHDTVIVLDATTGQNAVHQVEVFQKLAQISGIVMTKLDGSARGGVLVACADKFGLPVHAIGVGEGIEDLDAFDPKQFAEALVGIEG; the protein is encoded by the coding sequence ATGGGCTGGTTCAGTAAAAATAAAGACAAAGACGAGTCTCAGGATCAGGTTGCAGAATCCCAGAAGGCCGACTTTAATGCGACCCCTGAGGAAGCGCCCCAAGAAAAGAAGAGCTGGTTCAAACGCCTGAAGGACGGGTTGAACCGTTCCTCAAGTGCTATTTCAGGGGGGATATCAAGTATTTTTACCCAGCGTAAGCTGGATAGTGAAACTCTTGAAGAATTAGAAGATCTGTTGATCGCCTCTGATCTTGGTGTGTCAACCGCGATGAAATTAACAGAGAGTCTTGCTGAAGGGCGGTTCGATAAAGAAATCACGGATGAAGAGGTGAAGGCATTTTTGGCGACTGAAATTGAGAAAATCCTTTCTCCAGTTGCACAGCCGCTATCACTTAACTCTGAAAACAAGCCTCACGTGATCTTAATGGCGGGCGTCAATGGGGCGGGCAAGACCACCACCATTGGCAAATTGGCAAAGAAATATCGGGATGAAGGCAAGTCTGTGATGCTGGCAGCAGGGGATACGTTTCGTGCAGCTGCCGTTGAACAGTTAACTGTATGGGGTGACCGCGTTGGGGTTCCTGTGATTACCAAGGAAATTGGCTCTGACGCTGCGGCGCTTGCCTATGAAGCTCTGGACCGTGCTATGGCAGAAGCTGTAGATGTTTTGTTGATTGATACAGCAGGCCGTCTTCAAAATAGAGAAGAATTGATGGCTGAACTGGCTAAAGTTGTCCGAGTCATCGGCAAGAAAATTGAGAATGCCCCTCACGATACAGTGATCGTCTTAGACGCAACTACAGGACAAAATGCAGTTCATCAAGTTGAAGTTTTCCAAAAGCTTGCTCAAATCAGTGGCATTGTGATGACAAAGTTGGATGGCTCAGCGCGCGGCGGTGTTCTTGTCGCTTGCGCAGATAAATTCGGATTGCCAGTGCATGCCATTGGCGTCGGTGAAGGCATCGAAGACCTCGATGCTTTTGATCCGAAGCAATTTGCTGAAGCCTTGGTTGGGATAGAGGGTTAG